The uncultured Subdoligranulum sp. genomic sequence TGCGGACCCCCTTCCAGTTTGACTGGTACGGCGGACAGTTCACCGTGCTGGAGACTTTCCGGGATATCCTCATCGGGGTGTGTCTTTTGCTGGGCATTGCCCTGGCGCCGGTCTTTTCCGACGAGGTGCAGTCCGGCGTGCTGGCAGTGAGCCACTGCACCCGCCGCGGACGCCGCCGTCTGGCCCTGGCCAAGCTGGCCGCCGCCCTCACGGTAGCCGCCCTGGTGTGGTGCGTGGTGGCCGCCCTGCTGGTGGCGGGGCAGCTCTTCTTCTTCGGCACCCGGGGACTGGACTGTCCCATCCAGCTGTTCAAACCCCTGGCCACCGCGCCCCTCACCTTCGGCGACTGCGAACGGTTCGCCCTGGTCCTGGGGCTGGCCTGCTGTCTCGGCACCGCGGGCATCACGGCGGGGGTGTCGGGGCTGCTGGGGTCCAACTTCGCCGCCATGGCGGTGGTCTTCGGGCTGCTGGTGCTCCAGCCCATGTTCGCCGGGATGCTGCCGGATTTCTGGCGGCAGCTGGTGGGGCTGATGCCCACGGCGGTGGATTTCTACGATCTGTTCTGCCAGAATCTTTACCACTTCGGCCCGCTGCGCCTCTGGTCGCCCCTGGCCCAGCTGGCCGCCCAGCCGCTGTGGGTGGCGGTGATGATGCCGGCGGCAGGGGTGTTTTATGTGCGCAGACAGGTGCGCTGATACCTCAAAGAGGAGGTTCGGATTCAGCGGCTGCGCCGCGTCTCCTGCACCTCCCCTTTGGATTCCCACCGTCGCGCCCGAACCCGTTCTCATGCCGCAGGCGGCGACTCGAACGGGCCCGGACGCTCTCAAAGTATCGCCCTCGTCGGCACATGTCCGCCGAGGGCGATGGTTTTGAAATTCCGCGACCAAAAGGTTGGAGTAGGGGCGGGCTACAGGCGATTACTCCCATAGCCCATTTCCGATTATCCGTAGGGCGGGGATTTATCCCCGCCGCGGGGTGTTGCCGTTACCGCCAGATTGTCCGGCGGGGTCAAGACCCCGCCCTACAGCCATCGGGAACAGACAAATTCCCGGGTTACAATGTTGGAATTTCTTTGCCTACTTTCTTTGCAAAGAAAGTAGGTGTAAAGAAAGTAGGGGGACTTGTCATTTCAGAGGGTGGCATGGTATCATAAAGGCAACAGAAGACCGGCGCCGGGCTGTGCGGCTGCGGCGCCCTGCACCCAAGGAGGTTGCCTCATGAAACGAATCATCACCATCGGCCGGGAATTCGGCGCCGGCGGCGGCCAGCTGGGCCGCGAGCTGGCCCGGGAACTGGGCATCGCCTACTATGACCGCGACATCATCCTGCGCACCGCCAAGGCCAGCGCCCACTTAAGCCCCGAACAGGTGCGCCGCTGGGACGAGCGGGTGCCCCACGAGTTCGGCTTCACCCAGAGCCTGTTCAACTTCTACGACCGCCCCTTAAGCGAAGAACTGTGGAACGCCCAGGTGAAGGCCATCCGGGAACTGGCCGACAAGGAAAGCTGCGTACTGGTGGGCCGCAACGCCGACTACATCCTGCGGGAATTCGACCACTGCCTGCGGGTCTTCATCCACGCCGACCGCAACTGGCGGCTGGCCCACATGCAGACCCTCATGCCCGACACCCCGCTGGAACAGCTGGAAGCGGACATGGATTCCGCCGACCGCGCCCGGCGCAACTACTGCACCAAGCACACCGGCCAGGTCTACGGCGACAGCCGCAACTACGACCTGACCCTCTGCACCAGCAAACTGGGTCTGGACAAGGCGCTGGAGATTCTTTTGTGCGCAGCACGGAATCTGTAAGAAAAATCGACTCAAAACTTAAAAAAAGAAACCCAAAACGCCGTTACAGCTTGACTTTCCTTAGAAAACTGGTATAATAGGAAAGTACGATGTATGGGAACTATCAAGGGCGATAGCATCCGTATTGGATTGCTATTGCTCTTTTTGTTTACGTCCCCGCATCGGATGCGGCCGCGGGCCGCAGATATTATAGAGAGAGGACGAGAACACTATGAAAAAATTGCTTGCTTTTGGTATGGCTGCCATGATGGCTTTGTCTCTGGCTGCCTGCGGCGGCGCCGCTTCTTCCAGCGAGGCTGCTTCCAGTGAGGCCGCCTCCTCCAGCGAGGCCGCTTCCACCGCCGAGACCGCCGGTTCCGACAAGACCTGGGTCATCGCCACCGATACCGTTTTCAAACCCTTTGAATACACCGACGCCAACGGCGACTTCGTGGGCATCGACGTGGATATCCTGGCGGCCATCGCCGAGGACCAGGGCTTCCAGTATGAGCTGAAGAGCCTGGGCTGGGACAGCGCCATCGCTGCCTGCCAGGCCGGCCAGGCGGACGGCATGATCGCCGGCGCCTC encodes the following:
- a CDS encoding cytidylate kinase-like family protein, which codes for MKRIITIGREFGAGGGQLGRELARELGIAYYDRDIILRTAKASAHLSPEQVRRWDERVPHEFGFTQSLFNFYDRPLSEELWNAQVKAIRELADKESCVLVGRNADYILREFDHCLRVFIHADRNWRLAHMQTLMPDTPLEQLEADMDSADRARRNYCTKHTGQVYGDSRNYDLTLCTSKLGLDKALEILLCAARNL